One window from the genome of Hyalangium ruber encodes:
- a CDS encoding GNAT family N-acetyltransferase, giving the protein MAHLFSLRSVTAEDDAFLFELYASTRPDIASLGLGDAQRGALLRIQWLAQRQGYLARYPHGEHQLVLVEGHPAGRLWVAHEPAELRLVDLSLLPTHRGAGVGTALLRVLQEQAARAGTPLRLSVAQDNPARRLYARLGFMPVAAGAESALDPYLALEWSPSPRED; this is encoded by the coding sequence GTGGCCCACCTCTTCTCCCTGCGCTCCGTCACCGCCGAGGACGACGCGTTCCTCTTCGAGCTGTACGCCAGCACCCGGCCGGACATTGCATCCCTGGGCCTCGGTGATGCGCAGCGCGGCGCCCTCCTGCGCATCCAGTGGCTGGCGCAGCGGCAGGGCTACCTGGCGCGCTACCCGCACGGCGAGCATCAGCTCGTCCTCGTGGAGGGGCACCCCGCCGGCCGCCTCTGGGTGGCGCACGAGCCGGCCGAGCTGCGGCTGGTGGACCTCTCGCTGCTTCCCACGCACCGGGGCGCTGGCGTGGGCACCGCCCTGCTGCGCGTACTGCAGGAGCAGGCCGCTCGGGCCGGCACGCCCCTGCGCCTGAGCGTTGCCCAGGACAACCCGGCGCGGCGGCTCTACGCGCGCCTCGGCTTCATGCCCGTGGCGGCTGGAGCGGAGAGCGCGCTGGATCCATACCTCGCGCTCGAGTGGAGCCCCTCGCCCCGCGAGGACTGA
- a CDS encoding DUF7151 family protein — protein sequence MATTAELPGANCAMAGVRLTVGLDADRDGTLDDAEVDATLTRYVCNGMQGARGDTGATGPQGESGAQGPQGAPGPQGAPGPEGLATLVVTTTEAAGGNCATGGVKLEVGRDANRNGTLDAGEVDASLTRYVCNGPQGPQGPQGLTGETGPQGAAGPQGLTGEQGPAGPQGPAGPAGPQGVPGATGAQGPAGAVGPQGPAGPQGAAGPQGAPGDTGAQGPAGPQGPAGPAGPQGVAGATGAQGPQGPEGPSGVPTLARTTAEPSGANCATGGVKLEMGADNNRNGTLDTGEVNAALTRYVCNGAQGPQGPAGATGPQGPAGPQGATGPQGVQGVQGVQGPQGPAGTLSAYGDGSAGALSVPLSSTLDLSNTTVVNSLPGRSNTQFTNITIAGTLIVPSGTVLRATGDVTVTGTITVLPGTEDTGNGPPAPGIARGVPGTFHGGTGVSLLSAARVSVSSHQGGGAGEGVFTAGTGGAGGGSFVLAVRGNVSIPVGGSITALGGNATTTATMGDVGGPGGGGGGIIFVAAKGNLTVGGSIQATGGRGGNAVNSNGGTLGAGGGGGGGGGIVHLVSANPISVTGTVQANGGAPGTDLLVASPGSNNAGSGGGASGGDGGDGGGSTAFTGAANPAQAGAAGHILQVVIPSPENLL from the coding sequence GTGGCGACCACGGCCGAGCTGCCGGGAGCCAACTGCGCGATGGCGGGAGTGCGGCTCACGGTGGGCCTGGATGCGGACCGCGACGGCACGCTCGACGACGCGGAGGTCGACGCGACGCTGACCCGCTACGTCTGCAACGGCATGCAGGGGGCGCGGGGTGACACGGGTGCGACGGGCCCTCAGGGGGAGTCGGGAGCACAGGGGCCGCAAGGAGCGCCGGGGCCGCAAGGAGCGCCGGGGCCGGAGGGGCTGGCCACGCTGGTGGTGACCACGACCGAGGCGGCGGGCGGCAACTGCGCGACGGGCGGCGTGAAGCTGGAGGTGGGGCGTGACGCCAACCGGAACGGTACGCTCGATGCGGGCGAGGTGGACGCCTCGCTGACGCGCTACGTGTGCAACGGTCCCCAGGGCCCTCAGGGTCCGCAGGGACTGACGGGTGAGACGGGCCCGCAGGGCGCGGCGGGCCCTCAGGGCCTCACTGGCGAGCAGGGACCCGCAGGTCCGCAGGGCCCGGCGGGTCCGGCGGGTCCGCAGGGCGTCCCGGGTGCCACCGGAGCGCAGGGCCCGGCGGGTGCAGTGGGTCCGCAGGGTCCGGCAGGGCCGCAGGGCGCGGCGGGTCCGCAGGGAGCCCCGGGCGACACGGGGGCGCAGGGCCCGGCGGGTCCGCAGGGTCCGGCAGGTCCGGCGGGTCCGCAGGGCGTCGCGGGTGCCACCGGAGCGCAGGGTCCGCAGGGTCCCGAGGGGCCGTCGGGAGTGCCCACGTTGGCGCGGACCACCGCCGAGCCATCGGGCGCCAACTGCGCGACGGGCGGAGTGAAGCTGGAGATGGGAGCGGACAACAACCGGAACGGCACGCTCGACACAGGCGAGGTGAATGCCGCGCTGACGCGCTACGTGTGCAACGGCGCCCAGGGTCCGCAGGGTCCGGCGGGCGCCACAGGTCCGCAGGGCCCGGCGGGTCCGCAGGGCGCCACCGGTCCCCAAGGTGTGCAAGGTGTGCAAGGTGTGCAAGGTCCGCAGGGCCCCGCTGGGACACTCTCCGCCTATGGGGATGGTTCAGCGGGCGCGCTCTCCGTGCCACTGAGCAGCACGTTGGATCTCTCCAACACCACGGTGGTGAACTCGCTGCCGGGCAGGTCGAACACGCAGTTCACCAACATCACCATCGCCGGAACCCTCATCGTGCCCAGCGGGACGGTGCTGCGCGCCACGGGAGACGTCACCGTGACCGGCACCATCACCGTTCTCCCGGGGACCGAGGACACGGGCAACGGCCCCCCCGCTCCCGGCATCGCGCGAGGGGTTCCGGGGACCTTCCACGGGGGTACGGGAGTCTCGCTGCTCTCGGCGGCGCGGGTGTCGGTCTCCTCCCATCAGGGAGGAGGCGCGGGTGAAGGCGTGTTCACCGCCGGAACAGGTGGCGCAGGCGGAGGTTCCTTCGTCCTCGCGGTTCGCGGCAACGTGAGTATCCCCGTGGGTGGGAGCATCACTGCGCTGGGAGGCAACGCCACCACCACCGCCACCATGGGTGACGTCGGAGGGCCGGGGGGAGGAGGCGGCGGCATCATCTTCGTCGCGGCCAAGGGCAACCTCACCGTGGGTGGATCCATCCAAGCCACCGGTGGCAGGGGCGGCAACGCGGTCAACAGCAACGGTGGCACCCTGGGCGCGGGAGGTGGCGGTGGAGGGGGTGGTGGCATCGTCCACCTCGTCTCGGCCAATCCCATCTCCGTGACGGGAACCGTGCAGGCGAACGGCGGAGCTCCGGGAACGGATCTGCTGGTGGCCTCCCCGGGGAGCAATAACGCTGGAAGTGGCGGAGGCGCTTCCGGTGGCGATGGGGGCGATGGAGGCGGCTCCACGGCGTTCACCGGTGCCGCCAACCCGGCTCAAGCGGGTGCGGCGGGCCACATCCTCCAGGTGGTCATTCCTTCGCCGGAGAACCTGCTCTGA